In Nonomuraea muscovyensis, one genomic interval encodes:
- a CDS encoding RNA polymerase sigma factor, whose translation MALDELTEELARSAAAGDHRALGELLRRIEPDVMRHCGRILPYRQDAEEASQDTLLAVARNIGRFEGRARFSTWLHIVTANCARTTYRSLKRRAAEQSSDELPMQKPDVRRVSVIAGSRLDLLDAMEALEADKPDLAQALVLRDIVQLDYSEVAEQLGIPLGTAKSRIHQARKYVQAALGEDYR comes from the coding sequence ATGGCGCTTGATGAGCTAACCGAGGAACTGGCACGTTCCGCCGCAGCCGGAGATCATCGCGCGCTCGGCGAGCTGCTGCGGCGGATCGAGCCCGACGTCATGCGGCACTGCGGCCGGATCCTGCCCTACCGGCAGGACGCCGAGGAGGCCTCGCAGGACACCCTGCTCGCCGTGGCCCGCAACATCGGCCGCTTCGAGGGGCGCGCCAGGTTCAGCACGTGGCTGCACATCGTGACCGCCAACTGCGCGCGCACCACCTACCGGTCGCTGAAGCGCCGGGCGGCCGAGCAGAGCTCCGACGAGCTGCCCATGCAGAAGCCCGACGTGCGCCGGGTCAGCGTCATCGCCGGGTCGCGGCTCGACCTGCTCGACGCCATGGAGGCGCTGGAGGCCGACAAGCCCGACCTGGCCCAGGCGCTGGTGCTGCGCGACATCGTCCAGCTCGACTACAGCGAGGTGGCCGAGCAGCTCGGCATCCCGCTCGGCACCGCCAAGTCGCGCATCCACCAGGCGCGCAAGTACGTCCAGGCGGCGCTCGGCGAGGACTATCGGTGA
- a CDS encoding alpha,alpha-trehalose-phosphate synthase (UDP-forming), giving the protein MNSVLVASNRGPVSFTVSDDGVLTMKRGGGGLVSGLSGVGKDLGVLWVCAALSDDDRSAVRQAPGGRLDHAGYDTGALRMLDIPAATFHRAYNAVANSTLWFVNHLLYDIPNTPSFGSRFQREWESYRDYNGAFALALAEEAAHEARVMVQDYHLTLTPAMLRAERPDLRIAHFSHTPWAPPEYFSLLPDEVAREVLEGILAADHAGFLTARWAQAFMDCCRALLGADVDGAARTVTHEGRTTRVGVHALGVDGEALRRRAGEPDVESHMSALREQVGDRRLIVRIDRTELSKNIVRGLLSYREFLAAHPEWHGRVVHLAFAYPSRHDLPEYREYTASVQRCAQEIEHEYATEDWDPLILNVDDDYPRSLAAYRLADVLLVNPIRDGMNLVAKEGPVLSPRAALVLSREAGAAAELGEHALLVNPYDVCGTADALHRALVMPDDERARRRELLAAAATALPPQRWLAEQLDALNYDLG; this is encoded by the coding sequence ATGAACAGCGTCCTGGTTGCGTCCAACAGAGGTCCCGTCTCCTTCACCGTCTCCGACGACGGTGTCCTCACCATGAAGCGCGGCGGCGGCGGCCTGGTCTCGGGGCTGTCCGGGGTGGGCAAGGACCTCGGCGTGCTGTGGGTGTGCGCCGCGCTGTCCGACGACGACCGCAGCGCGGTCCGCCAGGCGCCCGGCGGGCGGCTCGACCACGCCGGCTACGACACCGGCGCGCTGCGGATGCTCGACATCCCGGCGGCCACGTTCCACCGCGCCTACAACGCCGTCGCCAACTCGACCCTCTGGTTCGTCAACCACCTGCTCTACGACATCCCCAACACGCCGAGCTTCGGCTCGCGGTTCCAGCGCGAATGGGAGTCCTACCGCGACTACAACGGCGCGTTCGCTCTGGCGCTGGCCGAGGAGGCCGCCCACGAGGCGCGGGTGATGGTGCAGGACTACCACCTGACGCTGACCCCGGCGATGCTCCGGGCCGAGCGGCCCGACCTGCGCATCGCCCACTTCAGCCACACCCCCTGGGCCCCGCCCGAATACTTCTCGCTGCTGCCCGACGAGGTGGCCCGCGAGGTGCTGGAGGGCATCCTGGCCGCCGACCACGCGGGGTTCCTCACCGCGCGCTGGGCCCAGGCGTTCATGGACTGCTGCCGGGCGCTGCTGGGCGCCGACGTCGACGGCGCGGCACGGACGGTGACGCACGAGGGCCGCACCACCCGCGTCGGCGTGCACGCGCTGGGCGTGGACGGCGAGGCGCTGCGCCGGCGGGCCGGCGAGCCGGACGTCGAGTCGCACATGTCGGCGCTGCGCGAGCAGGTCGGCGACCGCCGGCTGATCGTCCGCATCGACCGCACCGAGCTGTCCAAGAACATCGTGCGCGGCCTGCTGTCCTACCGGGAGTTCCTGGCGGCGCACCCCGAATGGCACGGGCGGGTCGTGCACCTGGCCTTCGCCTACCCGAGCCGGCACGACCTGCCCGAATACCGCGAGTACACCGCGTCGGTGCAGCGCTGCGCCCAGGAGATCGAGCACGAGTACGCCACCGAGGACTGGGACCCGCTGATCCTCAACGTCGACGACGACTATCCCCGCTCGCTGGCCGCCTACCGGCTGGCCGACGTGCTGCTGGTCAACCCGATCCGCGATGGCATGAACCTCGTGGCCAAGGAGGGCCCGGTCCTGTCGCCGCGGGCCGCGCTGGTGCTGTCGCGCGAGGCCGGGGCGGCGGCCGAGCTGGGCGAGCACGCGCTCCTGGTCAACCCCTACGACGTCTGCGGCACCGCCGACGCGCTGCACCGGGCGCTGGTGATGCCCGACGACGAGCGCGCGCGCCGCCGGGAGCTGCTGGCCGCCGCGGCCACGGCCCTGCCTCCGCAGCGGTGGCTCGCGGAGCAGCTCGACGCCCTCAACTACGATCTGGGGTGA
- a CDS encoding MFS transporter produces the protein MSSTVERIRLTRDRATWLVYLQLGVFATYLYGLSAALPLLRQDLGLSNAVTGLHGTAMAVGTVLAGLTLPALARRHGRRAATWAGLAGMNAGVLLVMVPALPATLLGFALAGCFGSLALYASMAALSDHHGSAGPAAISEANGVGVVFGLAASLALSVAAQTVLGWRAALLLTPVLTVALVLAMGRVWVPVTGRATAPAASGTATPRPGWRFHVAGGVLFCCVALEFCFNLWAASLVSVNTGLSAEAAATGLTAFTAGLAAGRFAGGWLALRLPPDRLFLGALLLSGAGWLVFWPATHPVLAYAGLALAGLGVSLHFPLALAELIATSAGHPHRASAAAPICAGAAVGVGPLVLGALADGFGTRQAFLVVPVAIALAVGGVLTARSRA, from the coding sequence ATGTCCAGCACTGTGGAGCGCATCCGGCTCACCCGCGACCGGGCCACCTGGCTCGTCTACCTCCAGCTCGGCGTCTTCGCCACCTACCTGTACGGACTGAGCGCCGCCCTCCCCCTCCTCCGCCAGGACCTCGGCCTGTCCAACGCCGTCACCGGGCTGCACGGCACCGCCATGGCCGTCGGCACCGTGCTGGCCGGTCTCACCCTGCCCGCCCTGGCCCGCCGGCACGGCCGGCGCGCCGCCACCTGGGCCGGCCTGGCCGGCATGAACGCCGGCGTGCTGCTCGTCATGGTCCCCGCGCTGCCCGCCACCCTGCTGGGCTTCGCCCTGGCCGGCTGCTTCGGCTCGCTGGCGCTGTACGCCTCGATGGCGGCGCTGAGCGACCACCACGGCTCGGCGGGCCCCGCGGCGATCAGCGAAGCCAACGGGGTGGGCGTGGTGTTCGGCCTGGCGGCCTCGCTCGCGCTGAGCGTGGCGGCCCAGACGGTCCTCGGCTGGCGGGCGGCACTGCTGCTCACCCCGGTGCTGACCGTGGCGCTGGTGCTGGCCATGGGCCGGGTCTGGGTCCCCGTGACCGGCCGCGCCACGGCCCCCGCCGCTTCCGGGACGGCGACCCCGCGCCCCGGCTGGCGGTTCCACGTGGCCGGCGGGGTGCTGTTCTGCTGCGTGGCGCTGGAGTTCTGCTTCAACCTGTGGGCCGCCTCGCTCGTCAGCGTCAACACCGGGCTGAGCGCCGAGGCCGCCGCCACCGGCCTGACGGCGTTCACGGCGGGCCTGGCGGCCGGCAGGTTCGCCGGCGGGTGGCTGGCCCTCCGGCTGCCACCCGACCGGTTGTTCCTCGGGGCGCTGCTGCTGAGCGGAGCCGGCTGGCTGGTCTTCTGGCCGGCCACCCACCCGGTGCTCGCCTACGCCGGGCTGGCGCTGGCCGGGCTCGGCGTCTCCTTGCACTTCCCGCTGGCCCTGGCCGAGCTGATCGCCACCTCCGCCGGGCACCCCCACCGGGCCTCCGCGGCCGCTCCCATCTGCGCGGGAGCGGCCGTCGGGGTGGGACCGCTGGTACTGGGCGCGCTGGCCGACGGTTTCGGCACCCGCCAGGCGTTCCTCGTGGTGCCGGTGGCCATCGCCCTGGCCGTCGGCGGGGTGCTCACCGCCAGGTCGCGCGCTTGA
- the otsB gene encoding trehalose-phosphatase, with protein sequence MEAILKDPGGAVIGLDFDGTLAPIVPDPASARIHPEAPGVLAELGAHVAAVAVVTGRPAATAVRLGPGLADVPGLVVLGHYGFERWEGGRISAPPPPAGVPRAEAELPLLLASLGLHDVTVEDKGRAVAVHTRRAADPEAALAALREPLAELAAEHDLVLEPGRMVLELRPPGMDKGHALGLFLAERAARSVMFVGDDLGDLAAFDAVANSGLPGVTVCSGSAEVTLLAERADIVVDGPEGVVALLSELASAVSRP encoded by the coding sequence ATGGAAGCCATCCTGAAGGATCCCGGCGGAGCCGTGATCGGGCTCGACTTCGACGGCACACTGGCGCCGATCGTGCCCGATCCCGCCTCCGCCAGGATCCACCCCGAGGCGCCCGGTGTGCTGGCCGAGCTGGGCGCGCACGTGGCGGCGGTGGCCGTCGTGACCGGCCGCCCGGCCGCCACCGCCGTGCGGCTGGGGCCCGGCCTCGCCGACGTGCCCGGCCTGGTGGTGCTGGGCCACTACGGGTTCGAACGGTGGGAGGGCGGCCGGATCTCCGCCCCGCCGCCCCCCGCCGGCGTGCCCCGGGCCGAGGCCGAGCTGCCGCTGCTGCTCGCCTCGCTCGGCCTGCATGACGTCACGGTCGAGGACAAGGGCCGGGCCGTCGCCGTGCACACCCGGCGAGCGGCCGACCCCGAGGCCGCGCTGGCCGCGCTGCGCGAGCCGCTGGCCGAGCTGGCCGCCGAGCACGACCTGGTGCTGGAGCCGGGCCGGATGGTGCTGGAGCTCCGGCCGCCCGGCATGGACAAGGGCCATGCGCTCGGCCTGTTCCTGGCCGAACGGGCCGCGAGGTCGGTGATGTTCGTCGGCGACGACCTCGGCGACCTGGCGGCGTTCGACGCGGTCGCGAACTCCGGGCTGCCCGGTGTCACCGTGTGCAGCGGCTCGGCCGAGGTGACGCTGCTCGCCGAACGCGCCGACATCGTGGTGGACGGCCCGGAGGGCGTCGTCGCCCTGCTCTCGGAGCTGGCCTCGGCTGTCAGCCGTCCCTAA
- a CDS encoding DUF3263 domain-containing protein — protein sequence MDTAPISGDSGDSAADAPDAPDEPSPRPLTERDLELLAFERHWWRHAGAKEHAIKETFGFSATRYYQLLGELIDRPEALEHDPMLVKRLRRLRATRQRDRAARRLGMRP from the coding sequence ATGGACACTGCACCGATCAGCGGTGACAGTGGTGACAGTGCTGCCGATGCTCCCGATGCTCCCGATGAACCATCGCCCCGGCCCCTCACGGAACGCGACCTCGAGCTCCTCGCCTTCGAACGCCACTGGTGGCGGCACGCGGGCGCGAAGGAGCACGCCATCAAGGAGACCTTCGGCTTCTCCGCCACCCGCTACTACCAGCTCCTCGGCGAACTCATCGACCGGCCCGAGGCGCTGGAGCACGACCCCATGCTGGTCAAGCGGCTGCGCAGGCTGCGTGCCACCCGCCAGCGCGACCGGGCCGCGCGCCGCCTGGGCATGCGCCCCTGA
- a CDS encoding SAM hydrolase/SAM-dependent halogenase family protein: protein MTSVITLLTDYGLEDGYVAACHGVIAGIAPDVRVIDVCHAVPSGDVRRGAAILAQTIPYLPKGVHVGAVDPGTSGARRAVAIEAGGRVFIGPDNGLLSWAVHAAGGAEAAYEISNEDYFLRPVSPTFHGRDVYAPVAGRLCVGLTPADLGPERPPSRLVSLPEPTSLMREDAVEGEVVSVDRHGNTQTSITARDLEALGVRFGDTLGVWLGRRQLSMPYRETYAAVPPGELVAFTDSVGLVALAVNSGDAAQRLGLPPGAHIRICPSR from the coding sequence GTGACCTCAGTCATCACGCTTCTCACCGACTACGGGCTCGAGGACGGCTACGTGGCCGCCTGCCACGGGGTGATAGCCGGGATCGCGCCCGACGTCCGGGTGATCGACGTGTGCCACGCCGTCCCGTCAGGCGATGTCCGGCGGGGCGCCGCGATCCTCGCGCAGACCATCCCGTACCTGCCCAAGGGCGTGCACGTGGGCGCGGTGGACCCCGGCACGAGTGGGGCGAGGCGGGCGGTCGCGATCGAGGCGGGCGGGCGGGTGTTCATCGGGCCGGACAACGGCCTGCTGTCGTGGGCCGTGCACGCGGCCGGCGGTGCCGAGGCGGCGTACGAGATCAGCAACGAGGACTACTTCCTGCGACCCGTGTCGCCCACCTTCCACGGGCGCGACGTCTACGCTCCCGTCGCCGGGCGGTTGTGCGTCGGGCTCACCCCGGCCGACCTCGGTCCCGAGCGGCCGCCGTCGCGGCTGGTGTCGCTGCCGGAGCCGACGTCGCTGATGCGGGAGGACGCGGTGGAGGGGGAGGTCGTCTCGGTCGACCGCCACGGCAACACGCAGACGTCCATCACCGCGCGCGACCTGGAGGCGCTGGGCGTGCGGTTCGGCGACACGCTGGGGGTGTGGCTGGGCAGACGGCAGCTCTCGATGCCCTACCGGGAGACGTACGCCGCCGTGCCGCCGGGTGAGCTGGTGGCGTTCACCGACTCGGTGGGGCTGGTGGCGCTCGCGGTCAACTCGGGTGACGCGGCCCAACGGCTGGGCCTCCCCCCAGGCGCGCATATCCGGATTTGTCCGTCGCGCTAA
- a CDS encoding S8 family peptidase, with amino-acid sequence MIGVRTGLLALCLTAPLLLAASPALPPVPPSAPPPAPPPAPPPGASPAGPVGTAHRRPADAGTRGPAARPGALDGQWQLSALRVPEAWRLSTGEGVLVAVLDTGVNGRHPDLTGTVVRGPDLTGVDHEPGRWGHHGTAMASLIAGHGHGTPERAWQRGRVESTSTGDPRAAVAGPVGVVGVAPSARVLSVRVTLENGDPLRTEGHPGNPGALAAGIRYAADRGADVISMSLSGGDGSWEGSAAEEEAVQYAISRGAVLVASSGNDGETTNRRNFPAAYPGVIAVGAVDRRLSVAPFSNRQDYVSVVAPGTGIVTADGRESYVVGDGTSSASALVAGIAALVRGLRPDLSPYQVRTAIERGAWRRPGGGHSRSYGHGIADALRALREAERMAGPARVLPPPAGGSGREPAERPLSRLPVIAALLVLSVVMAARVLTRKSHFP; translated from the coding sequence GTGATCGGCGTCAGGACGGGCCTGCTCGCCCTCTGCCTCACCGCGCCCCTGCTCCTGGCCGCGTCCCCGGCCCTGCCACCGGTCCCGCCCTCTGCCCCGCCACCTGCCCCGCCACCTGCCCCGCCACCGGGCGCGTCCCCCGCCGGGCCGGTCGGCACGGCGCACCGGCGCCCGGCGGACGCCGGGACGCGCGGTCCCGCCGCCCGCCCCGGCGCGCTCGACGGGCAGTGGCAGCTCTCCGCACTGCGGGTGCCCGAGGCATGGCGGCTCAGCACCGGCGAGGGCGTGCTGGTCGCCGTCCTCGACACCGGCGTGAACGGCCGCCACCCGGACCTCACCGGCACCGTCGTCCGCGGCCCCGACCTGACCGGCGTGGACCACGAGCCCGGCCGGTGGGGGCACCACGGCACCGCGATGGCCAGCCTCATCGCCGGCCACGGCCACGGCACCCCCGAACGCGCCTGGCAGCGCGGGCGGGTGGAGAGCACGAGCACCGGCGACCCGCGCGCCGCCGTGGCGGGCCCGGTGGGCGTGGTCGGCGTGGCCCCGTCGGCACGGGTCCTGTCGGTCCGGGTGACGCTGGAGAACGGCGACCCGCTGCGCACCGAAGGCCACCCGGGCAACCCCGGCGCGCTGGCCGCCGGCATCCGCTACGCCGCCGACCGCGGCGCCGACGTCATCAGCATGTCGCTGAGCGGCGGCGACGGCTCCTGGGAGGGCTCGGCGGCCGAGGAGGAGGCCGTGCAGTACGCGATCTCCCGCGGCGCCGTGCTGGTGGCCTCCTCGGGCAACGACGGCGAGACGACGAACCGCCGCAACTTCCCCGCCGCCTACCCCGGCGTGATCGCGGTGGGGGCGGTGGACCGGCGGCTGAGCGTTGCCCCGTTCTCCAACCGGCAGGACTACGTCTCGGTGGTCGCGCCGGGCACCGGGATCGTCACCGCCGACGGCCGCGAGTCCTACGTGGTGGGCGACGGCACCAGTTCCGCCTCGGCCCTGGTGGCGGGCATCGCCGCGCTGGTCAGGGGGCTGCGGCCGGATCTGTCGCCGTACCAGGTCCGCACCGCGATCGAGCGGGGCGCCTGGCGGCGGCCCGGCGGGGGGCACAGCCGCTCCTACGGTCACGGGATCGCCGACGCCCTGCGGGCGCTGCGGGAGGCCGAGCGCATGGCGGGCCCCGCGCGGGTGCTCCCCCCGCCGGCCGGCGGCTCCGGCCGGGAGCCGGCCGAGCGGCCGCTGTCGCGGCTGCCGGTGATCGCGGCCCTGCTGGTGCTCTCGGTCGTGATGGCGGCCCGGGTGCTCACGCGGAAGAGCCATTTTCCCTAG
- a CDS encoding Zn-ribbon domain-containing OB-fold protein, whose protein sequence is MTRAIEGWFTVEADGTHLIGTRCASCGTIAFPPRAGFCPNPACPGESMEETRLSRRGRIWSYTVARYPPPAPFVVAEPYTPVTLAAVELEREGIVVLGQVKDLAPEELEVGMEVELTCGPLADGPLVWMWGRAS, encoded by the coding sequence ATGACACGGGCGATCGAGGGCTGGTTCACCGTCGAGGCGGACGGCACCCATCTGATCGGCACCAGGTGTGCCTCCTGCGGCACGATCGCGTTCCCGCCACGGGCCGGGTTCTGCCCCAACCCCGCCTGCCCCGGCGAGTCCATGGAGGAGACCAGGCTGTCGAGACGGGGCCGGATCTGGTCCTACACGGTCGCGCGGTACCCGCCGCCCGCGCCGTTCGTCGTCGCCGAGCCGTACACGCCGGTCACGCTGGCCGCCGTGGAGCTGGAGCGCGAGGGCATCGTGGTGCTCGGCCAGGTCAAGGACCTCGCGCCCGAGGAGTTGGAGGTCGGCATGGAGGTCGAGCTGACCTGCGGGCCGCTCGCCGACGGGCCGCTGGTGTGGATGTGGGGCCGGGCGTCGTGA
- a CDS encoding lipid-transfer protein, with the protein MHPWGKWGRPFAEYGVAAAREALRDAGVDWRDVGFAVGAATIRNGYPGFVAGATYARALGWSGARIASCYAACASGAQAIDIARTRILAGLCDVALVVGADATPKGFFTPVGGDRPDDPDWLRFRLLGATNPAYFGLYARRRMALYGSTPEDFAAVKVKNALAGSLNPLARYRKPVTAEEVLASPMVADPLRLMDICATSDGGAALVLASAAYARRRGVSGAVRLAAVSTVTPVFPSTVLELPEFATDSSVAVPPPERPFRAALAHAAYEEAGIGPREVSFAEVYDLSTALELDWVEDVGLCPPGEAGKLLRSGDTALGGRVPVNPSGGLASFGEAIPAQAIAQVCELTRQLRGRAGARQVEGARVGLAVNQGLFGHGSAVVATR; encoded by the coding sequence ATGCATCCGTGGGGCAAGTGGGGCCGGCCGTTCGCCGAGTACGGCGTGGCGGCGGCCCGCGAGGCGCTGCGCGACGCGGGTGTGGACTGGCGCGACGTCGGGTTCGCCGTGGGCGCCGCCACGATCAGGAACGGCTATCCCGGCTTCGTGGCCGGCGCCACCTACGCGCGGGCGCTGGGCTGGTCCGGGGCGCGGATCGCGTCCTGCTACGCCGCCTGCGCCTCGGGCGCCCAGGCGATCGACATCGCCCGCACCAGGATCCTCGCCGGCCTGTGCGACGTGGCGCTGGTGGTGGGCGCGGACGCCACGCCGAAGGGCTTCTTCACACCGGTCGGCGGCGACCGCCCCGACGATCCCGACTGGCTGCGCTTCCGGCTGCTGGGCGCCACCAACCCGGCCTACTTCGGCCTGTACGCGCGCCGCCGGATGGCACTGTACGGCTCCACGCCGGAGGACTTCGCCGCCGTCAAGGTCAAGAACGCGCTGGCCGGTTCGCTGAACCCGCTGGCCCGCTACCGCAAGCCCGTCACCGCCGAGGAGGTGCTGGCCTCCCCCATGGTGGCCGACCCGCTGCGGCTCATGGACATCTGCGCCACCTCCGACGGCGGGGCCGCGCTCGTGCTGGCCTCCGCGGCGTACGCCCGCAGGCGCGGCGTCTCCGGCGCGGTCCGCCTGGCCGCCGTGTCCACGGTGACCCCGGTCTTCCCGAGCACCGTGCTGGAGCTGCCGGAGTTCGCCACCGACTCGTCCGTGGCCGTGCCGCCTCCGGAGCGGCCGTTCCGGGCCGCCCTCGCGCACGCCGCCTACGAGGAGGCGGGGATCGGGCCCCGCGAGGTGTCGTTCGCCGAGGTCTACGACCTGTCCACGGCCCTGGAGCTCGACTGGGTGGAGGACGTCGGGCTCTGCCCGCCGGGCGAGGCCGGCAAGCTGCTGCGCTCGGGCGACACGGCGCTGGGCGGGCGGGTGCCGGTCAACCCCTCCGGCGGGCTCGCCTCGTTCGGGGAGGCCATCCCCGCCCAGGCGATCGCCCAGGTGTGCGAGCTGACCCGGCAGTTGCGCGGCCGGGCGGGCGCGCGCCAGGTGGAGGGGGCGCGGGTGGGCCTGGCCGTCAACCAGGGCCTGTTCGGCCACGGCTCGGCCGTCGTCGCCACCCGCTGA
- a CDS encoding ABC transporter ATP-binding protein, which produces MATKGERILEVRDLVKHFPLTQGILFKKQIGAIKAVDGVSFTLDKGETLGIVGESGCGKSTLAKLLMALERPTSGSVMINGRDMARARGGELKRMRRNIQMVMQDPYTSLNPRMTVGDIVGEPFDIHTEVAPKGDRSRRVQELLEVVGLNPDHINRYPHQFSGGQRQRIGIARGLALQPEVIVCDEPVSALDVSIQAQVINLLERLQNEFNLAYIFIAHDLSVVRHISDRVGVMYLGKFVEIGKDVEIYDKPAHPYTQALLSAVPVPDPEGREQRERIILQGDPPSPANPPSGCRFRTRCWKAQEICAEEEPLLQIRPGTQHESACHFAETHDVVHVG; this is translated from the coding sequence ATGGCGACCAAGGGTGAGCGCATCCTCGAGGTCCGCGATCTGGTCAAGCACTTCCCCCTGACCCAGGGCATCCTGTTCAAGAAGCAGATCGGCGCCATCAAGGCCGTCGACGGCGTCTCGTTCACCCTCGACAAGGGCGAGACGCTGGGCATCGTGGGCGAGTCGGGGTGCGGCAAGTCGACGCTGGCCAAGCTGCTCATGGCTCTGGAGCGGCCCACGTCGGGCTCGGTCATGATCAACGGGCGCGACATGGCCCGGGCCAGGGGCGGCGAGCTCAAGCGGATGCGCCGCAACATCCAGATGGTGATGCAGGACCCGTACACCTCGCTGAACCCCCGGATGACCGTCGGCGACATCGTCGGCGAGCCGTTCGACATCCACACCGAGGTGGCGCCCAAGGGCGACCGCAGCCGCCGGGTGCAGGAGCTGCTGGAGGTCGTGGGCCTCAACCCCGACCACATCAACCGCTACCCGCACCAGTTCTCCGGCGGCCAGCGGCAGCGCATCGGCATCGCCCGCGGCCTGGCGCTCCAGCCGGAGGTCATCGTCTGCGACGAGCCGGTGTCCGCGCTGGACGTGTCGATCCAGGCGCAGGTCATCAACCTGCTGGAGCGGCTGCAGAACGAGTTCAACCTGGCGTACATCTTCATCGCCCACGACCTGTCGGTGGTGCGCCACATCTCCGACCGGGTCGGTGTGATGTATCTCGGCAAGTTCGTCGAGATCGGCAAGGACGTGGAGATCTACGACAAGCCGGCTCACCCGTACACGCAGGCGCTGCTGTCGGCCGTGCCGGTCCCCGACCCCGAGGGCCGCGAGCAGCGTGAGCGGATCATCCTGCAGGGCGACCCGCCCTCGCCGGCCAACCCGCCGTCGGGATGCCGCTTCCGCACCCGCTGCTGGAAGGCTCAGGAGATCTGTGCGGAGGAGGAGCCGCTGCTGCAGATCCGGCCCGGCACCCAGCACGAGAGCGCGTGCCACTTCGCCGAGACGCACGACGTCGTGCACGTCGGCTAG
- a CDS encoding ABC transporter ATP-binding protein, giving the protein MKKTSLDTLPAEGGLGDEPLLAVDDLHVEFATRAGTVRAVNGVSYSLGQGETLAVLGESGSGKSVTAQAIMGILDVPPARIPKGEIRFRGTDLLKLSDEARTQVRGQRIAMIFQDALSALNPVFTVGWQISEMFRVHRGMSKRDALAKAVELMDRVRIPAAKQRVNDYPHQFSGGMRQRIMIAMSIALDPEVLIADEPTTALDVTVQAQIMELLAELQRESNMGMILITHDLGVVADVADKIAVMYGGRIVENAPVHDIYRNPAHPYTKGLLESIPRVDLKGQELYAIKGLPPNLLDMPTGCAFHPRCPYRQDNCVTDSPPLYEINGRRNSACHYWREVLDGDQG; this is encoded by the coding sequence AGTTCGCCACGCGGGCCGGCACCGTCCGGGCCGTCAACGGGGTGAGCTACTCGCTCGGCCAGGGGGAGACCCTCGCGGTCCTGGGCGAGTCGGGTTCGGGCAAGTCCGTGACCGCCCAGGCGATCATGGGCATTCTCGACGTGCCGCCGGCGCGCATCCCCAAGGGCGAGATCCGCTTCCGCGGCACCGACCTGCTCAAGCTGTCGGACGAGGCTCGCACGCAGGTGCGCGGCCAGCGCATCGCGATGATCTTCCAGGACGCGCTGTCCGCGCTGAACCCGGTGTTCACCGTGGGCTGGCAGATCAGCGAGATGTTCCGGGTGCACCGGGGCATGTCCAAGCGCGACGCGCTCGCCAAGGCCGTCGAGCTGATGGACCGGGTCCGCATCCCGGCCGCCAAGCAGCGCGTCAACGACTATCCGCACCAGTTCTCCGGGGGCATGCGGCAGCGCATCATGATCGCCATGTCGATCGCGCTGGACCCCGAGGTGCTGATCGCGGACGAGCCGACGACCGCGCTGGACGTGACAGTGCAGGCCCAGATCATGGAGCTGCTCGCGGAGCTGCAGCGCGAGAGCAACATGGGCATGATCCTGATCACGCACGACCTCGGCGTGGTCGCCGACGTCGCCGACAAGATCGCGGTCATGTACGGCGGGCGCATCGTCGAGAACGCGCCCGTGCACGACATCTACCGCAACCCGGCCCACCCGTACACGAAGGGCCTGCTGGAGTCGATCCCCCGGGTCGACCTCAAGGGCCAGGAGCTGTACGCCATCAAGGGCCTGCCGCCCAACCTGCTCGACATGCCGACCGGCTGCGCCTTCCACCCGCGCTGCCCGTACCGGCAGGACAACTGCGTGACCGACAGCCCCCCGCTCTACGAGATCAACGGCAGGCGCAACAGCGCGTGTCACTACTGGAGGGAGGTCCTCGATGGCGACCAAGGGTGA